From a region of the Sporosarcina ureilytica genome:
- a CDS encoding phosphoglycerate kinase, whose translation MKLKKTMKDVQLEGKRVFCRVDFNVPMEEGNITDDTRIRAAIPTIQYLIGKGAKVILASHLGRPKGEVHEDMRLTAAGERLAELLDKPVTKLDTSIGEEVVHAVANMQNSDVVLLENVRFHAGEEKNDAALAKQFADLADIFVNDAFGAAHRAHASTAGIAEYIPAVSGLLLEKELDVLGKALSTPERPFTAIIGGAKVADKIGVIDHLLDKVDHLIIGGGLAYTFLKAQGYEIGKSLLEEDKMDLAMSFIKKAEENDVKFHLPTDVVVADDFSVDANTKVVPVDSIPSDWEALDIGPETAKNYAEVIKGSKLVIWNGPMGVFELEPFANGTKQVAQAMAETTGYTVIGGGDSAAAVEKFNLGEKMDHISTGGGASLEFMEGKALPGVTALDDNE comes from the coding sequence ATGAAGTTGAAGAAAACGATGAAAGATGTGCAACTTGAAGGAAAACGCGTTTTTTGTCGCGTAGATTTTAATGTGCCAATGGAGGAAGGGAACATAACGGATGATACAAGAATCCGTGCTGCGATTCCAACGATTCAATACTTAATTGGCAAAGGCGCAAAAGTAATCTTAGCGAGCCATCTCGGACGGCCAAAAGGCGAAGTCCATGAAGACATGCGTCTAACTGCAGCTGGCGAAAGACTTGCAGAACTGTTAGATAAGCCGGTGACGAAACTGGATACATCTATCGGCGAAGAAGTCGTTCATGCGGTTGCGAACATGCAAAACAGCGATGTCGTGTTGTTAGAAAACGTTCGTTTCCATGCGGGTGAAGAAAAGAATGATGCTGCATTAGCGAAACAGTTTGCAGACCTTGCAGACATCTTTGTAAACGATGCATTTGGAGCGGCACACCGAGCACACGCTTCAACAGCAGGCATTGCCGAGTATATTCCAGCAGTTTCAGGATTGCTCTTAGAAAAAGAATTAGACGTGCTTGGGAAAGCATTATCAACACCGGAACGTCCATTTACTGCCATTATTGGCGGTGCGAAAGTCGCGGATAAAATTGGTGTGATTGATCATTTATTAGACAAAGTCGATCACTTAATTATTGGTGGAGGACTTGCCTACACGTTTTTAAAAGCACAAGGCTATGAAATTGGTAAATCTCTCCTTGAAGAAGATAAAATGGACCTTGCTATGTCCTTTATTAAAAAAGCAGAAGAAAATGATGTGAAGTTCCATTTACCGACGGATGTTGTCGTTGCGGATGATTTCTCGGTAGATGCAAATACGAAAGTTGTACCAGTTGATTCAATTCCAAGCGATTGGGAAGCGTTAGACATTGGACCAGAAACAGCAAAGAACTATGCGGAAGTTATTAAAGGATCAAAACTAGTGATTTGGAATGGACCGATGGGCGTATTTGAACTAGAACCATTTGCCAATGGCACGAAACAAGTGGCGCAAGCGATGGCTGAAACTACTGGCTATACGGTGATTGGTGGCGGTGACTCAGCAGCTGCTGTTGAGAAATTTAATCTAGGTGAAAAAATGGACCATATTTCTACAGGCGGCGGCGCTTCACTTGAGTTCATGGAAGGTAAAGCGTTACCAGGTGTTACTGCATTAGACGATAATGAATGA
- the tpiA gene encoding triose-phosphate isomerase, with product MRKRIIAGNWKMHKTAEEAKQFTEEVLTKLPESEKVEAIVCPPALYLENLVEMAKDSNLSIAAQTMHEAKEGAFTGEVSPAMLVSIGVKHVVLGHSERREYYNETNESVNAKTKAAFENGLTPIVCVGETLEERESDATVKIVSDQVTKAFSDVSAENAKQAVIAYEPIWAIGTGKTATAEDANEVCGAIRNTVENLYGADVANAVRIQYGGSVNPKNIEELLSMEHIDGALVGGASLEPASFLQLVEAGANA from the coding sequence TTGCGTAAAAGAATCATTGCGGGAAATTGGAAAATGCATAAAACAGCTGAAGAGGCAAAACAGTTTACGGAAGAAGTATTAACAAAACTTCCGGAATCTGAAAAGGTGGAAGCGATTGTTTGTCCTCCAGCATTGTATTTAGAAAACCTTGTAGAAATGGCAAAAGACTCGAATCTAAGCATTGCTGCTCAAACGATGCACGAAGCAAAAGAAGGGGCATTTACTGGTGAAGTTAGCCCGGCCATGCTGGTGAGTATCGGTGTAAAGCACGTTGTTCTTGGGCATTCAGAACGTCGTGAGTATTACAATGAAACCAACGAGTCTGTTAACGCTAAAACAAAAGCGGCATTTGAAAATGGACTGACACCAATTGTTTGTGTAGGTGAAACATTGGAAGAGCGTGAAAGCGATGCAACGGTTAAGATTGTTTCTGACCAAGTGACGAAAGCGTTTTCAGATGTAAGTGCGGAAAATGCTAAACAGGCAGTCATTGCTTATGAGCCAATTTGGGCAATTGGAACGGGTAAAACAGCAACTGCTGAAGATGCGAATGAAGTGTGCGGTGCGATTCGTAATACAGTTGAAAACTTATACGGCGCTGACGTTGCAAATGCTGTTCGAATTCAATACGGTGGAAGTGTGAACCCGAAGAATATTGAAGAACTACTGTCCATGGAACATATCGATGGCGCATTGGTCGGCGGTGCGAGTTTAGAACCTGCATCTTTCTTACAGTTAGTTGAGGCTGGTGCAAATGCGTAA
- the gpmI gene encoding 2,3-bisphosphoglycerate-independent phosphoglycerate mutase encodes MRKGPVALIILDGFGLRDEISGNAVQQAHKPNFDRLKETYSNTTLTACGEAVGLPDGQMGNSEVGHLNIGAGRIVYQNLTRINKAIREGDFFDNEKLLQAVEHAKKNDSALHLMGLLSDGGVHSHYEHLFALLQLASRKGLEKVYIHAFLDGRDVSPQSALNYIEHTEEVIKEVGIGKIASVTGRYYAMDRDKRWDRVEKTYRALVDGATETANSPSEGVLASYEKDIHDEFVEPIIIEESGEPVATIKDGDAVVFYNFRPDRAIQLSRAFTDENFKEFVTTKFENLKFVTFTHYSENVVSDVVFGAEDLKETLGEVISANGLTQLRIAETEKYPHVTFFMSGGRENEFEGEERILIDSPKVATYDLKPEMSAYEVTDALIHKIEGDTMDAIILNFANPDMVGHSGMLAPTIRAVETVDECLGKIIDALEKKGGTAIITADHGNADEVINTDGAPMTAHTTNPVPVIITEKDLSLRTDGILADLAPTMLKLLGLKQPETMTGKPLF; translated from the coding sequence ATGCGTAAAGGACCTGTTGCACTCATTATTTTAGACGGTTTTGGCTTACGTGATGAAATTTCCGGAAATGCTGTGCAACAAGCGCATAAACCAAACTTTGATCGGCTGAAGGAAACGTATTCTAATACAACACTCACAGCTTGCGGTGAAGCGGTTGGGTTGCCTGATGGCCAGATGGGGAACTCTGAAGTAGGACATTTAAATATCGGTGCGGGTCGTATCGTCTATCAAAACTTAACGCGTATTAATAAGGCAATCCGAGAAGGAGATTTTTTTGATAATGAAAAGCTTCTTCAAGCAGTCGAGCATGCGAAAAAGAATGATTCGGCACTCCATTTAATGGGACTGTTATCGGATGGCGGGGTACATAGTCATTATGAACATCTCTTTGCGTTGCTTCAGCTTGCCAGTCGGAAAGGGCTCGAAAAAGTTTACATCCATGCATTTTTAGATGGACGAGATGTTAGCCCGCAATCTGCATTGAATTATATTGAACACACTGAAGAAGTGATCAAAGAAGTTGGGATTGGAAAAATTGCTTCTGTAACAGGTCGTTATTATGCGATGGATCGCGATAAGCGGTGGGATCGCGTTGAAAAAACTTACAGAGCGCTTGTGGATGGTGCAACTGAAACAGCTAACTCGCCATCTGAAGGTGTGTTGGCATCTTATGAAAAAGACATTCACGATGAGTTTGTAGAACCAATTATCATTGAAGAATCCGGTGAACCTGTTGCGACAATTAAAGACGGGGATGCGGTTGTATTTTACAATTTCCGTCCTGACCGTGCCATCCAACTTTCTCGTGCATTCACAGATGAGAATTTTAAGGAATTCGTCACAACAAAATTTGAAAACCTCAAATTTGTAACGTTCACACATTATAGTGAAAATGTCGTTTCTGACGTTGTGTTTGGCGCTGAGGATTTAAAGGAAACGTTAGGAGAAGTCATTTCAGCAAATGGCCTTACGCAGTTGCGAATTGCTGAAACTGAAAAGTATCCTCACGTGACATTTTTCATGAGCGGCGGCCGGGAAAATGAATTCGAAGGGGAAGAGCGCATTTTAATCGACTCCCCAAAAGTGGCAACGTATGATTTGAAGCCGGAGATGAGTGCTTATGAAGTCACGGATGCCTTAATTCACAAAATTGAAGGCGACACAATGGATGCGATTATCCTAAACTTCGCGAATCCTGATATGGTCGGACATAGTGGGATGTTAGCACCGACAATTAGAGCGGTTGAGACAGTGGATGAATGTTTAGGAAAAATCATTGATGCCTTGGAGAAAAAAGGTGGAACCGCGATTATTACCGCAGACCACGGGAATGCTGATGAAGTGATTAACACAGACGGTGCACCGATGACAGCCCATACAACAAATCCTGTACCTGTGATTATTACAGAAAAAGACTTATCATTACGTACAGACGGTATATTGGCGGACCTTGCACCGACAATGTTGAAATTGTTAGGATTAAAACAACCGGAAACAATGACCGGAAAACCATTATTCTAA
- the eno gene encoding phosphopyruvate hydratase has protein sequence MPIITTVQAREILDSRGNPTVEVEVLTMSGAFGRAMVPSGASTGEYEAVELRDGDKDRYLGKGVLQAVENVNEDIADELEEAYSVLDQATIDKALIDLDGTSNKGNLGANAILGVSMAVAHAAADFLDMPLYQYLGGVNAKQLPVPMMNILNGGEHADNNVDIQEFMVMPVGVDSFREALRVGAEIFHSLRDVLQGKGLNTAVGDEGGFAPNLASSEEALDTIIEAIENAGYKAGEEVVLAMDVAASELYNKEKGIYVLPGEGVERTSAEMVDWYEALCDKYPIVSIEDGFDEDDWDGFKLLTDRIGDRVQLVGDDLFVTNTEKLARGIAEGNSNSILIKVNQIGTLTETFDAIEMAKRAGYTAVISHRSGETEDTTIADIAVATNAGQIKTGAPSRSDRVAKYNQLLRIEEQLDETAEYFGLKTFYNLRK, from the coding sequence ATGCCAATTATTACAACTGTTCAAGCTAGAGAAATTCTTGATTCACGAGGAAATCCAACAGTAGAAGTTGAAGTGTTAACAATGAGCGGCGCTTTCGGACGCGCAATGGTTCCGTCAGGCGCATCTACAGGTGAATACGAGGCAGTTGAACTTCGCGATGGCGATAAAGACCGTTACCTGGGCAAAGGCGTATTGCAGGCAGTTGAGAATGTCAATGAAGACATTGCGGACGAGCTAGAAGAAGCTTACTCAGTCCTTGACCAAGCAACAATTGACAAAGCGTTAATCGACTTAGACGGCACGTCAAACAAAGGTAACCTGGGCGCAAACGCGATTCTAGGTGTATCTATGGCTGTTGCACATGCGGCTGCAGATTTCTTAGACATGCCTTTATACCAATACCTGGGCGGTGTAAACGCAAAACAACTGCCAGTACCAATGATGAACATTTTAAACGGCGGAGAGCATGCGGATAACAACGTCGATATCCAAGAGTTTATGGTTATGCCAGTAGGCGTCGACTCATTCCGTGAAGCACTTCGCGTTGGCGCAGAAATCTTCCATAGCTTAAGAGACGTTCTACAAGGCAAAGGCTTAAACACAGCTGTCGGTGATGAGGGCGGATTCGCACCAAACTTAGCATCAAGTGAAGAAGCACTTGATACAATTATCGAAGCAATTGAAAATGCTGGTTACAAAGCAGGTGAAGAAGTCGTTCTTGCAATGGACGTAGCTGCTTCTGAACTTTACAATAAAGAAAAAGGCATCTATGTTTTACCGGGTGAAGGCGTTGAACGAACGTCTGCTGAAATGGTTGATTGGTATGAAGCGCTTTGCGATAAATATCCAATCGTTTCGATTGAAGATGGCTTCGACGAAGACGACTGGGATGGTTTCAAACTATTAACGGATCGTATCGGTGACCGTGTACAACTCGTTGGAGACGATTTATTCGTGACGAACACTGAGAAATTAGCACGCGGAATTGCAGAAGGAAACAGTAACTCTATTCTAATCAAAGTGAACCAGATTGGTACGTTAACTGAAACATTTGACGCGATTGAAATGGCGAAAAGAGCTGGCTACACAGCAGTTATTTCCCACCGTTCAGGCGAAACAGAAGATACAACAATCGCTGACATCGCTGTTGCAACAAACGCTGGTCAAATCAAAACAGGTGCACCATCACGTTCTGACCGTGTTGCAAAATATAACCAATTACTTCGCATCGAAGAACAATTGGACGAAACAGCAGAGTACTTCGGTTTAAAAACTTTTTATAACTTAAGGAAGTAA
- the secG gene encoding preprotein translocase subunit SecG, protein MHVLLMTLLVIVALALIVVVLLQSGSSAGLSGAISGGAEQLFGKQKARGLDLVLQRVTIVLAVLFFVLAILVVKF, encoded by the coding sequence ATGCACGTATTACTGATGACTTTACTAGTAATTGTAGCATTAGCATTAATTGTAGTTGTTTTATTACAATCTGGATCAAGTGCAGGTCTTTCGGGAGCCATTTCTGGTGGAGCTGAGCAGCTTTTCGGAAAACAAAAAGCTCGGGGATTAGACTTAGTTCTCCAACGAGTGACGATTGTTCTTGCGGTATTATTTTTTGTCCTCGCTATTTTAGTTGTTAAATTTTAA
- a CDS encoding alpha/beta hydrolase, translating into MRIAQPKPFFFEQGKRAVLLLHGFTGTSADVRMLGRFLEKKGYTSLAPHYKGHGVPPEELIKTGPDEWWEDVLAGYQQLKDAGYDEIAVAGLSLGGVFSLKLGYNLPLKGIVTMCAPMSMRTTDLMYEGVLQYAGEYKKYEGKSKDIIEEEVEKLRGQTMPSLKDLRELIYEVRNHVDHIYTPTFVTQGSLDKVIEPDSANVIYENVQAEDKTLKWYEKSGHVITLGPEKEQLHEDIYQFLESLDWHV; encoded by the coding sequence ATGAGAATTGCACAACCGAAACCTTTCTTTTTTGAGCAAGGGAAACGTGCTGTATTACTATTGCATGGATTTACAGGGACGTCAGCGGATGTACGTATGCTGGGGCGTTTCTTGGAGAAAAAAGGCTATACATCGCTTGCGCCGCATTACAAAGGGCATGGTGTACCGCCAGAGGAATTAATTAAAACAGGACCCGACGAATGGTGGGAAGATGTTCTAGCTGGCTATCAACAATTAAAAGACGCAGGTTATGATGAAATCGCCGTGGCGGGATTATCGCTTGGTGGCGTATTTTCATTGAAATTAGGTTATAATCTGCCATTAAAGGGAATTGTAACAATGTGTGCACCAATGTCGATGAGAACGACTGACCTTATGTATGAAGGAGTTCTTCAATACGCTGGCGAATATAAAAAGTACGAAGGAAAAAGTAAAGACATCATCGAGGAAGAAGTGGAAAAGTTACGAGGTCAAACGATGCCTTCATTGAAGGATTTACGTGAATTAATTTACGAAGTACGCAATCATGTCGATCATATTTACACACCAACTTTTGTGACGCAAGGTTCTTTAGATAAAGTCATTGAACCAGATTCCGCGAACGTCATTTATGAGAATGTACAAGCGGAAGACAAGACGTTGAAATGGTATGAAAAATCGGGGCACGTCATTACACTTGGACCTGAGAAAGAACAGCTGCATGAAGATATTTATCAATTCTTAGAATCACTGGATTGGCATGTGTGA